The following are encoded in a window of Primulina eburnea isolate SZY01 chromosome 4, ASM2296580v1, whole genome shotgun sequence genomic DNA:
- the LOC140829040 gene encoding tobamovirus multiplication protein 1-like — translation MARLSLSFSAIDIVAESLSANWWHEINESAKWQDIIFFALCAAYAFLSSVALIQLIRIERRVPEYGWTTQKVFYFMNFIVNGARAVSFGFHKLVFLLHPKAFTLVLLDLPGLLFFSTYALLVLFWAEIYHQARSLPTDNLRVFYISSNSAIYFIQVCIWIYIWINDNSVVEFIGKIFITVVSFIAALGFLLYGGRLFFILRRFPIESRGRRKKLREVGSVTAICFTCFLIRCFVVLLSALDSDESLDVLDHPVLNLIYYTLVEILPSALVLYILRKLPPKRISAPYHPMH, via the exons ATGGCGAGATTGAGCCTGAGCTTTTCGGCGATAGACATCGTCGCCGAAAGCCTTTCGGCGAATTGGTGGCATGAGATCAATGAATCGGCCAAATGGCAAGACATCATCTTCTTCGCCCTCTGTGCTGCTTATGCTTTTCTTTCATCCGTTGCTCTC ATTCAACTAATAAGAATTGAACGAAGGGTGCCTGAGTATGGTTGGACCACTCAAAAGGTTTTCTACTTTATGAACTTTATTGTGAATGGAG CCCGTGCTGTTTCATTTGGATTTCACAAACTAGTGTTTTTGTTGCATCCCAAG GCTTTCACTTTGGTACTGTTGGATCTTCCTGGCCTTCTGTTCTTCTCCACATATGCACTTCTTGTCCTTTTTTGGGCAGAGATATATCATCAG GCTAGAAGTTTACCAACAGATAATCTGAGAGTTTTCTATATTTCTAGTAACAGCGCGATCTACTTTATACAG GTCTGCATCTGGATATACATCTGGATCAATGACAACAGTGTTGTGGAATTTATTGGAAAGatttttattactg TGGTATCATTTATCGCTGCATTAGGTTTTCTGCTATACGGAGGACG GTTATTTTTCATTCTGAGGCGCTTTCCCATTGAATCCAGAGGGAGGAGAAAGAAGCTTCGTGAG GTTGGATCGGTGACAGCTATATGTTTCACTTGTTTTCTAATAAGGTGCTTCGTG GTTCTGCTGTCAGCTTTGGATTCAGATGAATCACTTGATGTATTGGACCATCCTGTGCTGAATTTAATCTATTACACG CTGGTTGAGATTCTTCCATCAGCTCTTGTTCTGTACATCTTGCGAAAGCTACCCCCCAAACGGATATCAGCCCCATACCATCCCATGCACTAG
- the LOC140829042 gene encoding vacuolar protein sorting-associated protein 28 homolog 1, translating to MEVKLWNDKREREMYDNFAELFAIIKATEKLEKAYVRDIISPAEYETECQKLITHFKTLSSTVRDIVPSIERFHDTYKMDCPAALNRLVTSGVPATIEHRTASAVSVTTSAATVAECVQNFITAMDSLKLNMVAVDQVHPLLSDLAASLNKLSILPPDFEGKTKMKEWIVRLSKMGAADELTEQQARQLHFDLESSYNSFMAALPSAGM from the coding sequence ATGGAGGTTAAACTATGGAACGACAAGCGCGAAAGAGAGATGTATGACAACTTTGCAGAGCTCTTCGCGATTATAAAAGCTACTGAGAAGCTTGAGAAGGCTTATGTGCGCGACATAATTTCTCCAGCTGAGTACGAAACTGAATGCCAAAAATTAATAACCCATTTTAAGACTCTATCATCCACTGTGAGAGACATCGTACCAAGTATTGAGCGGTTCCACGATACATATAAAATGGACTGCCCGGCTGCCCTGAATCGGCTTGTGACTTCAGGTGTTCCTGCCACTATTGAGCACCGGACAGCTTCAGCAGTATCGGTCACAACCTCAGCTGCCACTGTTGCAGAGTGTGTACAAAATTTCATTACGGCTATGGATTCCTTAAAACTGAACATGGTTGCTGTTGATCAGGTCCATCCATTGTTGTCTGATCTAGCTGCTTCTCTCAATAAGCTGTCGATACTGCCACCTGATTTCGAGGGCAAAACCAAGATGAAGGAATGGATTGTCAGACTTTCGAAAATGGGTGCTGCTGATGAGCTGACTGAGCAGCAGGCACGGCAGCTACACTTTGATCTGGAGTCGTCTTACAACTCCTTTATGGCTGCATTGCCATCCGCAGGAATGTAG
- the LOC140829041 gene encoding LOW QUALITY PROTEIN: phospholipase A I-like (The sequence of the model RefSeq protein was modified relative to this genomic sequence to represent the inferred CDS: deleted 1 base in 1 codon) — protein MSWGLGWKRPSEVFHLTLSYGADADTLDDVTPTSSRASSSASPSFGSSPTSSVQDVAATAASVDKDREKLGFRIDLDWNAGDDEDQIALKLQSQVMVALPSPQDFVEIELREKGGVPVTENEVDSLENGGGDLGSNGGGKSGNSAGVVDGVGVETRVVKKREPLKGIILWRAGGSGQQNDGSIGVLMKLMKSNFANGFVDGVVLGSGSLEHWRNVAVVSLCGLGFTSLPVEITRLPLLEKLYLDNNKLSTLPPELGELKNLKVLAIDYNMLVSVPVELKQCAGLVELSLEHNKLVRPLLDFRAMAELRVLRLFGNPLEFLPDILPLQELHHLSLANIRIVADDNLRSVNVQIEIENSSYFVASRHKLSAFFSLIFRFSSCHHPLLASALAKIMQDDGNRVVVGKDENAVRQLISMISSDNQHVVEQACFALSSLASDVQVAMQLIKSDIMQPIERVLKSAGGQEVISVLQVVVKLAFTSDIVAQKMLTKDVLKSIKLLCGHKNPEVQILALFAVGNLAFCLENRRALVTSESLRELLLRLTAASEPRVCKAAARVLAILGENEILRRVTKGRQVPKRGLRILAMDGGGMKGLATVKILREIEKGTGKQIHELFDLICGTSTGGLLAVAIGIKLMSLEKCEDIYKELGKLVFAEPVPKENEAVTWREKLDQLYKSSSQSFRVVVHGYKHSADQFEKLLKEICADDEGNLLIESAVKRIPKVFVVSTLVSVAPAQPYIFRNYQYPPGTPEISSAAAENMATGGQGAAITGAQVGYKRHAFIGSCKHHIWKAIRASSAAPYYLDDFSDGVHRWQDGAIVANNPTIFAIREAQLLWPDAKIDCLVSVGCGSVPTKVRKGGWRYLDTGQVLIESACSVDRVEEALSTLLPILPDVQYFRFNPVDERCDMELDETDPANWLKLEGATEEYIQNNSIAFKNLAEILLESPHDEKFSESLKSQKLFNIKVSNANSPLLGWRRGVLLIEASNSPDSGRIFHHTRALETFCSSNGIKFSLSNVGTAKTAPGSAFPTPFTSPLFTGSFPSSPLLYSPEIGPPRIGRIDLVPPLSLDGFHSAKTTGSPPPDSLPKRRQLSVPVVSLHEKIQNSPQVGILHLALQNDTCGSILSWQNDVFVVAEPGELADKFLQNVKYTMLSMMKGRRRKQALVITNLSTVADLVSCRPYFHIGGVVHRYIGRQTQVMEDDREIAAYMFRRTVPLVHLTPEDVRYMIGAWRDRIVIFTGIYGPIRALTKAFLDSGAKAVICPSSEPEETPITSFRGAGEFSTLENGKFEIGEEEADDDDSEPASPVSDWEDSEPEKNGEQSLRFLDDDEKELSHFVCELYDSLFQGSGSLDVVLKNALSSHRSLKYTCHIPSMR, from the exons ATGTCGTGGGGACTGGGTTGGAAGCGCCCATCAGAAGTCTTCCACTTGACGTTGAGTTATGGCGCAGATGCGGATACGCTCGATGATGTCACCCCGACTTCGTCTAGGGCGTCATCTTCCGCTTCTCCGTCCTTTGGGTCCTCTCCGACGTCTTCGGTACAGGACGTCGCGGCTACAGCCGCCAGCGTCGATAAGGATCGAGAGAAACTGGGGTTTAGGATTGACCTCGATTGGAACGCCGGGGATGACGAGGATCAAATCGCGTTGAAACTCCAGTCGCAGGTCATGGTCGCTTTGCCCTCACCTCAAGACTTTGTGGAGATTGAGTTGAGGGAGAAGGGGGGAGTTCCGGTGACTGAGAATGAGGTGGACAGTTTAGAGAATGGAGGGGGTGATTTGGGAAGTAATGGTGGTGGAAAGTCGGGAAATTCAGCTGGGGTGGTAGATGGTGTAGGGGTGGAGACGAGGGTTGTCAAGAAAAGGGAGCCACTGAAGGGTATTATACTTTGGAGGGCAGGGGGTTCTGGGCAGCAGAATGATGGTTCAATAGGGGTTTTGATGAAGTTGATGAAGTCCAATTTCGCTAATGGGTTTGTTGATGGAGTTGTTCTCGGATCAGGCAGCTTGGAACATTGGCGAAATGTTGCTGTGGTTAGCCTCTGCGGTCTTGGATTTACT TCATTGCCAGTGGAGATAACTCGCCTGCCACTTCTTGAGAAATTGTACCTTGATAATAACAAGCTCTCTACTTTGCCACCTGAGCTTGGTGAGCTGAAAAACTTGAAAGTTCTTGCCATAGACTACAACATGCTTGTTTCTGTGCCTG TGGAATTGAAACAGTGTGCTGGTCTTGTTGAATTGTCACTGGAACATAACAAGCTGGTCAGGCCTCTTCTTGACTTCAG GGCTATGGCAGAGTTACGCGTTTTGAGGCTTTTTGGAAATCCCCTTGAATTTCTTCCTGACATTTTACCTTTGCAAGAACTTCACCATTTGTCTCTCGCAAATATAAGAATTGTGGCTGATGATAATTTAAGATCAGTCAATGTACAGATTGAG ATAGAAAATAGTTCTTATTTTGTTGCATCTCGACATAAGCTGAGTGCATTCTTCTCCCTCATATTCCGTTTTTCTTCTTGTCATCATCCTCTACTGGCATCTGCTCTTGCAAAGATAATGCAAGATGATGGAAACCGGGTAGTTGTAGGAAAAGATGAGAACGCAGTGCGGCAGCTTATAAGTATGATAAGCAGTGATAACCAGCATGTG GTTGAGCAAGCTTGCTTTGCTCTCTCATCTCTTGCATCAGATGTTCAGGTGGCAATGCAATTGATCAAATCTGACATCATGCAACCTATTGAAAGAGTGTTAAAATCTGCAGGGGGCCAAGAAGTTATCTCTGTGTTGCAAGTTGTGGTCAAGTTGGCTTTTACATCTGATATTGTAGCTCAGAAAATGTTGACCAAAGATGTATTGAAATCAATTAAGTTATTATGTGGCCATAAAAACCCAGAG GTACAAATATTAGCTCTATTTGCCGTTGGAAATTTAGCTTTCTGTTTGGAAAACCGTCGTGCCCTAGTCACTTCAGAAAGTCTGCGGGAACTTCTTTTGCGGCTAACAGCTGCTTCTGAGCCTCGAGTGTGTAAAGCTGCAGCACGTGTTCTGGCTATATTAG GGGAGAATGAGATTCTACGTCGTGTTACTAAAGGAAGACAAGTTCCCAAACGAGGATTACGCATACTTGCAATGGATGGTGGCGGCATGAAAGGACTGGCAACTGTCAAGATTTTGAGAGAAATTGAGAAGGGTACTGGGAAGCAAATTCATGAACTGTTTGACCTTATTTGTGGAACATCTACTGGTGGTTTGCTTGCTGTAGCTATTGGAATTAAATTGATGTCCTTGGAAAAATGTGAAGATATTTACAAAGAACTTG GGAAACTTGTTTTTGCTGAACCTGTTCCAAAGGAAAATGAAGCAGTGACATGGAGAGAAAAGTTAGATCAACTCTATAAGAGTTCATCACAGAGTTTTCGTGTTGTTGTACATGGATATAAA CACAGTGCAGATCAATTTGAGAAGCTATTGAAGGAGATTTGTGCTGATGACGAAGGAAATCTCTTAATTGAATCTGCAGTTAAGAGAATCCCAAAAGTTTTTGTTGTATCAACCCTTGTCAGTGTTGCACCAGCTCAGCCGTATATATTTCGAAACTATCAG TATCCTCCTGGAACGCCCGAAATTTCTTCTGCAGCTGCTGAAAACATGGCAACTGGTGGGCAAGGAGCTGCTATTACTGGAGCTCAAGTTGGATACAAGCGCCATGCTTTTATTGGAAGTTGTAAACATCACATCTGGAAAGCTATAAGAGCGTCATCTGCAGCACCATATTATCTAGATGATTTTTCTGATG GTGTACATCGTTGGCAAGATGGTGCCATAGTGGCAAACAATCCTACTATTTTTGCCATACGAGAAGCACAACTATTATGGCCTGATGCTAAAATAGATTGCTTGGTCTCCGTTGGTTGCGGATCTGTTCCAACAAAG GTTCGTAAGGGTGGCTGGCGTTATTTGGACACTGGACAAGTGTTGATTGAGAGTGCTTGTTCTGTTGATCGTGTGGAAGAAGCATTGAGCACATTGCTGCCCATACTTCCTGATGTACAGTATTTTCGATTTAATCCAG TTGACGAACGTTGTGATATGGAGTTGGATGAAACCGATCCAGCTAATTGGTTGAAATTAGAAGGGGCAACAGAAGAGTATATTCAGAATAATTCCATTGCTTTTAAAAATCTAGCTGAAATATTACTCGAGAGTCCGCATGATGAGAAATTTTCAGAAAGTTTGAAGTCTCAAAAACTCTTCAATATTAAGG TGTCCAATGCGAATAGCCCGCTTTTGGGCTGGAGACGTGGTGTTCTTCTTATAGAGGCTTCCAACAGTCCAGATTCTGGACGAATTTTTCACCATACCCGAGCACTTGAGACTTTTTGCTCGAGTAATGGAATAAAGTTCTCTCTTTCTAATGTGGGAACCGCTAAGACGGCTCCAGGATCCGCATTTCCAACACCATTTACGTCACCTTTGTTCACTGGAAGCTTTCCATCAAGTCCCCTACTTTATAGCCCTGAAATTGGTCCCCCACGCATAGGTAGAATTGACCTGGTACCGCCcttaagtttggatggatttcATTCAGCAAAAACAACTGGTTCACCACCCCCCGACTCTCTTCCCAAACGCCGGCAGCTTTCTGTACCGGTAGTATCTTTGCACGAGAAAATACAGAACTCACCCCAGGTTGGAATACTTCATTTGGCACTGCAAAATGACACATGTGGCTCCATATTAAG TTGGCAGAATGATGTATTTGTGGTTGCCGAACCTGGAGAGTTAGCGGATAAGTTTCTGCAGAATGTTAAATATACCATGTTATCAATGATGAAGGGCCGAAGAAGGAAGCAGGCATTGGTCATTACCAACCTTTCAACTGTTGCCGATCTTGTGTCATGTAGACCATACTTCCATATTGGTGGTGTGGTCCACAGGTATATTGGACGTCAAACACAG GTCATGGAAGATGATCGTGAAATTGCTGCTTATATGTTCCGTAGAACAGTACCTCTGGTTCACTTGACCCCTGAAGATGTACGTTATATG ATTGGAGCTTGGAGGGACAGGATTGTAATCTTCACAGGAATATATGGGCCTATCCGAGCTTTAACCAAAGCATTTCTAGATTCTGGTGCTAAAGCTGTCATATGCCCTTCATCAGAGCCTGAAGAAACGCCGATAACATCATTCCGTGGAGCAGGCGAGTTTAGCACATTAGAAAATGGGAAGTTTGAGATTGGAGAAGAGGAAGCAGATGACGACGATTCTGAACCAGCCAGTCCAGTTAGTGATTGGGAAGATAGTGAACCTGAGAAAAATGGAGAGCAGTCATTGCGTTTTTTGGACGACGATGAGAAAGAATTGTCTCATTTTGTTTGTGAATTGTATGACTCACTGTTTCAAGGCAGCGGAAGTTTGGATGTAGTGCTGAAAAATGCTCTTTCTTCTCATCGAAGC CTGAAATACACATGCCATATTCCCAGTATGCGGTAG